A section of the Malania oleifera isolate guangnan ecotype guangnan chromosome 2, ASM2987363v1, whole genome shotgun sequence genome encodes:
- the LOC131148636 gene encoding CASP-like protein 1C1 isoform X1 gives MNAPPRMICILVLRFLAFSTTLSAAIVMATSNETLSFFTNSVEISYSNSTAYKYFVIANGIVCGYSFLVLLLPSDSLLWRLVVALDGGNNQWISVAARPSHLMESMVMVRTRLHI, from the exons ATGAATGCGCCACCTAGAATGATTTGCATCCTAGTGCTAAGGTTCCTAGCATTCAGCACAACTCTTTCAGCAGCCATTGTCATGGCTACAAGTAATGAGACACTTTCTTTCTTCACCAACTCTGTTGAAATATCGTACAGCAATTCAACAGCCTACAA GTATTTTGTGATTGCAAATGGCATCGTATGCGGCTATAGCTTTCTTGTTCTCTTACTTCCTTCAGATAGTTTGCTTTGGCGATTGGTTGTGGCTTTGGATGGG GGAAACAACCAATGGATATCAGTAGCAGCGAGGCCGAGTCATTTGATGGAGAGCATGGTGATGGTGAGGACTAGGCTGCATATCTGA
- the LOC131148636 gene encoding uncharacterized protein LOC131148636 isoform X2, with product MHRIFVLSNAESTIKHHYEVPVLILSKLIGVDFKFGLLRHHSRTKSNFTVINDSFNDLQGKQPMDISSSEAESFDGEHGDGED from the exons ATGCATAGAATCTTCGTACTATCGAACG CCGAATCGACAATCAAACACCACTACGAGGTCCCAGTTTTGATTcttagcaagttaatcggagtggattttaAGTTTGGgcttcttaggcaccactccaggactaag tccAATTTCACCGTCATTAATGATAGCTTCAATGACCTGCAAGGGAAACAACCAATGGATATCAGTAGCAGCGAGGCCGAGTCATTTGATGGAGAGCATGGTGATGGTGAGGACTAG